A DNA window from Salarias fasciatus chromosome 23 unlocalized genomic scaffold, fSalaFa1.1 super_scaffold_20, whole genome shotgun sequence contains the following coding sequences:
- the LOC115383704 gene encoding carbohydrate sulfotransferase 10-like: MLKAMRHHWLLLRICHWALLILVFVGTLSFFRLVDDYGDRGVQSWTGPRPKPVKASDPVSLTSTEKKAHVFQPTLPPLDPEWHSVNEKRIELLTSMCRNSSINNLTHVSISKFVLDRIFVCDKHKILFCQTPKVGNTQWKKVLIVLNGKFPTVDDVPEKLVHDHSGNGLHRLSSLTPQEISHRLNTYFKFLIVRDPFERLISAFKDKFEQNPRDEPWYNEDIAPMIIGTYRKSYWDGVLTPSELHFEEFVHYLVDVGVRRRILDQLFTNRIIHWMTYTELCAPCEIQYSAVGHHETLEKDAPYILHAAGVEGLVSYPGFPPDITRYNRTKVEQYFSGISKQDIRRLFARYQSDFHLFGYPRPDFLLN, from the exons ATGCTCAAAGCGATGCGCCACCACTGGCTGCTCCTGAGGATCTGCCACTGGGCGCTGCTCATTCTGGTGTTTGTTGGGACATTGAGCTTCTTCAGACTTGTGGATG ACTATGGAGACAGAGGTGTGCAGAGCTGGACAGGGCCAAGACCCAAACCAGTTAAAGCTTCAGACCCGGTG AGCTTAACTTCCACTGAAAAGAAGGCTCATGTGTTTCAGCCAACACTCCCGCCCTTGGACCCCGAGTGGCATTCGGTCAATGAGAAGCGAATCGAGCTGCTCACCTCCAtgtgcaggaacagcagcatcAATAATCTGACTCACGTCTCAATCAGCAAGTTCGTCCTGGACCGCATCTTCGTGTGTGACAAGCACAAGATCCTCTTCTGCCAGACGCCCAAGGTGGGAAACACTCAGTGGAAGAAAGTCCTCATTGTGCTCAACG GGAAGTTTCCCACTGTGGACGACGTCCCTGAGAAACTGGTTCATGATCATTCCGGAAACGGCCTGCATCGCCTCTCCTCACTCACCCCGCAGGAAATAAGTCACAG ATTAAACACTTACTTCAAGTTTCTCATTGTGAGAGATCCGTTTGAGCGCCTCATTTCTGCCTTCAAGGACAAGTTTGAGCAGAACCCCCGTGACGAGCCGTGGTACAACGAAGACATCGCTCCAATGATCATCGGGACATACCGCAAGAGCTACTGGGACGGCGTGCTCACCCCCTCCGAACTGCACTTTGAGGAATTTGTGCATTACCTGGTCGACGTGGGGGTCCGCCGCCGGATCCTGGATCAACTGTTCACCAATCGAATCATCCACTGGATGACGTACACAGAGCTGTGCGCGCCGTGCGAAATCCAGTACAGCGCGGTGGGGCACCACGAGACGCTGGAGAAAGATGCGCCCTACATCCTCCATGCGGCGGGCGTGGAGGGCCTGGTGTCCTACCCCGGCTTTCCTCCAGACATCACGCGCTACAACAGGACCAAGGTGGAGCAGTACTTCTCAGGCATCAGCAAGCAGGACATCAGGCGTCTGTTCGCACGCTACCAGAGCGACTTCCACCTGTTTGGTTACCCCCGGCCAGACTTTCTACTCAACTAA